Proteins encoded together in one Venturia canescens isolate UGA chromosome 10, ASM1945775v1, whole genome shotgun sequence window:
- the eIF2beta gene encoding eukaryotic translation initiation factor 2 subunit 2 isoform X1, with protein sequence MTEEDSIFDPTLKKKKKKKKTTFDLDGEMGDAGSGGENTEGLGDKENQEPDNPSVDDDEALDLENFGKKKKKKKKAFNLDELDAALPDSKKEDVVEQQTEEIPIDDNFDLDMDFSKTKKKKKKKKDLDELVAEEEKKEIEDAENGCTDSERSADYVEDTSLWVGSDRDYTYDELLLRVFNIMREKNPDMVAGKKQKFVMRPPQVVRIGTKKTSFANFTEICKTLHRQPKHLLDFLLAELGTSGSVDGNSQLIIKGRFQQKQIENVLRRYIKEYVTCHTCRSPDTILQKDTRLFFLQCETCGSRCSVASIKSGFQAVTGKRAAIRAKTA encoded by the exons ATTTTCGATCCAActttgaaaaagaagaaaaagaaaaagaagaccACTTTTGATCTCGATGGAGAAATGGGTGATGCGGGCAGTGGTGGCGAAAACACCGAAGGACTTGGCGACAAAGAGAATCAGGAACCTGATAATCCTTCGGTCGACGATGACGAAGCCCTCGACTTGGAAAactttggaaagaagaaaaaaaagaagaagaaggctTTCAATCTTGATGAACTAGATGCCGCCTTGCCGGATAGTAAAAAAGAA GATGTTGTTGAACAGCAAACGGAGGAAATTCCGATTGATGATAACTTTGATCTGGATATGGActtctcgaaaacaaaaaagaagaagaagaaaaagaaggatcTGGATGAGCTGGTAGcggaggaggagaaaaaagagatagaAGATGCAGAGAATG GCTGCACTGACTCTGAGCGAAGTGCAGACTATG TCGAGGACACAAGCCTGTGGGTAGGATCGGACAGAGACTACACTTATGATGAGTTACTTCTCAGAGTATTCAATATCATGCGGGAAAAGAATCCCGATATGGTTGCcggtaaaaaacaaaaattcgtcATGCGACCACCACAAGTTGTTCGTATTGGtacgaaaaaaacatctttTGCCAATTTCACCGAG ATTTGCAAAACGTTGCATCGACAACCGAAACATTTATTAGACTTTCTACTGGCTGAATTGGGTACGAGCGGTTCCGTCGACGGCAATAGTCAGCTCATTATCAAAGGACGCTTTCAACAGAAGCAGATAGAAAATGTATTGAGGAGATATATCAAGGAATACGTCACGTGCCATACGTGTCGTTCACCTGATACAATCCTCCAAAAGGATACCAGATTATTCTTCTTGCAGTGCGAGACATGTGGCTCTCGATGTTCGGTAGCTAGCATCAAATCTGGTTTCCAG GCTGTTACTGGGAAACGCGCTGCCATTCGAGCAAAAACGGCTTAA
- the eIF2beta gene encoding eukaryotic translation initiation factor 2 subunit 2 isoform X2: MTEEDSIFDPTLKKKKKKKKTTFDLDGEMGDAGSGGENTEGLGDKENQEPDNPSVDDDEALDLENFGKKKKKKKKAFNLDELDAALPDSKKEDVVEQQTEEIPIDDNFDLDMDFSKTKKKKKKKKDLDELVAEEEKKEIEDAENVEDTSLWVGSDRDYTYDELLLRVFNIMREKNPDMVAGKKQKFVMRPPQVVRIGTKKTSFANFTEICKTLHRQPKHLLDFLLAELGTSGSVDGNSQLIIKGRFQQKQIENVLRRYIKEYVTCHTCRSPDTILQKDTRLFFLQCETCGSRCSVASIKSGFQAVTGKRAAIRAKTA, from the exons ATTTTCGATCCAActttgaaaaagaagaaaaagaaaaagaagaccACTTTTGATCTCGATGGAGAAATGGGTGATGCGGGCAGTGGTGGCGAAAACACCGAAGGACTTGGCGACAAAGAGAATCAGGAACCTGATAATCCTTCGGTCGACGATGACGAAGCCCTCGACTTGGAAAactttggaaagaagaaaaaaaagaagaagaaggctTTCAATCTTGATGAACTAGATGCCGCCTTGCCGGATAGTAAAAAAGAA GATGTTGTTGAACAGCAAACGGAGGAAATTCCGATTGATGATAACTTTGATCTGGATATGGActtctcgaaaacaaaaaagaagaagaagaaaaagaaggatcTGGATGAGCTGGTAGcggaggaggagaaaaaagagatagaAGATGCAGAGAATG TCGAGGACACAAGCCTGTGGGTAGGATCGGACAGAGACTACACTTATGATGAGTTACTTCTCAGAGTATTCAATATCATGCGGGAAAAGAATCCCGATATGGTTGCcggtaaaaaacaaaaattcgtcATGCGACCACCACAAGTTGTTCGTATTGGtacgaaaaaaacatctttTGCCAATTTCACCGAG ATTTGCAAAACGTTGCATCGACAACCGAAACATTTATTAGACTTTCTACTGGCTGAATTGGGTACGAGCGGTTCCGTCGACGGCAATAGTCAGCTCATTATCAAAGGACGCTTTCAACAGAAGCAGATAGAAAATGTATTGAGGAGATATATCAAGGAATACGTCACGTGCCATACGTGTCGTTCACCTGATACAATCCTCCAAAAGGATACCAGATTATTCTTCTTGCAGTGCGAGACATGTGGCTCTCGATGTTCGGTAGCTAGCATCAAATCTGGTTTCCAG GCTGTTACTGGGAAACGCGCTGCCATTCGAGCAAAAACGGCTTAA
- the nbs gene encoding nibrin: protein MWLLKDKAGNITYLTPGKTFNIGRKKGTLVLNDDSVSRNHATISILPKYHINQIKSNTQPLSECKIIDSGAKYGSTILRENEPDRQVTKEGDLLQHNDRIRFGVQESIFTVLYVPIITATSGLDKDEKSELQNIIDTLDGKVTMGWESLCTHMTLSEAKISEKLTCALAFGTPIVPMDFWRLALKAFGANEKMPEPASFTKHLNEKFTLFGQISLAPDSRRNNLFKGLTFVHFDSGQYSVHRRMIELAGGKSLLYRQKTHGTMNICDENVIVVQLVESNTTQATGTGDASYMAACVQLGEHRHRAIPASEIALAIIHCSTEKYCNPKYDHVGMFKRKKISQMEKSSILALDTQDVEIPGTNKGIRVGDPIESSGKKNPHYLKESTEYDSESQIDRNKLQKSLSNSEESCSTQTRVENRARTLVNPMASQLDEESIQVASLNYESCISSDSKIEENPKKRARDEENESFDGEKKKRISEESSGHRKPEEKRPRKNSASKDAISDDDNIIFRDEEPSKEHCDIETSARKSDERIQGNSPQSLKKPEPPLKNPFASQRKRSDEFSELSPPKPKSPDLRIPKSPNVSKTLSQNKSPVKNKTKLPSTPERGQRTLTSFLSPKKEMTEKTCWTSPKKPPKNKLDLVPPSPSGEFLKSEKTIASSTSFSKLKTSTNFLRVESLDVTFLSERKFTKKFSKNYQKKPPRVKIVLWNNGDTSKEENEEKSLDDESDDCPTKSSKGRKKMFRV, encoded by the exons atgtGGCTGCTGAAAGACAAAGCTG gAAATATCACTTATCTGACTCCTGGTAAAACTTTTAACATTGGACGCAAAAAAGGTACACTCGTTTTGAACGATGATTCGGTCAGCCGTAATCATGCAACAATATCCATTCTGCCCAAATATCACATTAACCAG ATTAAAAGCAACACACAACCGCTGTCAGAGTGCAAAATCATAGATTCTGGAGCTAAATACGGAAGTACCATACTCAGAGAAAATGAGCCGGATAGACAAGTAACCAAGGAAGGAGACTTGCTGCAACACAATGATCGAATTCGTTTCGGTGTACAAGAGTCTATTTTTAC AGTTTTATACGTACCTATAATAACTGCAACTTCCGGTTTGGACAAAGATGAGAAGAGCGAATTGCAAAATATAATTGATACACTCGATGGGAAAGTAACAATGGGCTGGGAATCTTTGTGTACCCATATGACTCTTTCAGAAGCAAAAATATCAGAAAAG TTGACTTGTGCACTTGCTTTTGGGACGCCGATTGTGCCCATGGATTTTTGGAGACTGGCACTCAAAGCTTTTggggcgaatgaaaaaatgccagaACCCGCCAGTTTCACAAAGCACCTGAACGAGAAATTTACGTTATTCGGTCAAATTTCTCTCGCTCCAGACTCTCGACGAAACAATCTGTTCAAGGGCTTAACATTCGTTCATTTCGACTCTGGACAATACTCTGTTCACAGACGAATGATCGAATTAGCAG GTGGAAAGTCGTTGCTTTACAGACAGAAAACACATGGAACTATGAATATTTGCGATGAGAACGTCATTGTGGTGCAACTGGTCGAGTCCAACACGACTCAAGCAACTGGCACCGGTGATGCAAGTTATATGGCAGCTT gcgTGCAGCTGGGAGAACATCGACATCGTGCGATACCAGCGAGTGAGATCGCTCTAGCGATAATTCATTGTTCAACAGAAAAGTATTGCAACCCAAAGTATGATCACGTTGGGATGTTCAAGAGGAAAAAGATCAgtcaaatggaaaaatcgagCATTTTGGCTTTGGATACTCAAGACGTCGAAATTCCTGGCACGAACAAAGGAATCCGTGTCGGGGATCCTATCGAATCTTCAGGAAAGAAAAATCCGCATTATTTAAAAGAATCCACGGAATACGATTCGGAATCGCAAATCGATCGGAATAAACTCCAAAAAAGTCTGTCAAATTCTGAAGAGAGTTGCTCCACACAAACTAGAGTCGAAAACCGAGCTCGAACTTTGGTTAATCCTATGGCATCGCAACTTGACGAAGAGAGTATTCAAGTTGCCAGTCTTAATTACGAAAGTTGTATTAGCAGCGattcaaaaattgaagaaaatccaAAGAAACGAGCTCGCGACGAAGAGAACGAAAGTTTCgatggagaaaagaaaaaaagaatttctgaAGAGTCATCTGGTCACAGAAAACCAGAGGAAAAACGAccaagaaaaaattcagcatcgAAAGATGCAATTTCCGATGACGATAATATTATTTTCCGTGACGAGGAACCTTCTAAAGAACACTGTGACATCGAAACAAGTGCGAGGAAATCCGATGAACGAATTCAAGGAAATTCCCCACAGTCCCTCAAGAAGCCAGAGCCTCCTTTGAAAAATCCATTTGCGTCACAGAGGAAGCGCAGCGACGAGT TTTCAGAATTGTCGCCACCCAAACCGAAATCTCCAGATCTGAGAATTCCGAAGTCACCAAACGTTTCAAAAACGTTAAGCCAAAATAAGTCTCCTGTAAAAAATAAGACGAAATTACCTTCTACACCGGAACGGGGACAACGAACTCTGACCAGTTTTCTATCGCCAAAGAAGGAAATGACTGAGAAAACTTGTTGGACGTCACCAAAAAAACCTCCAAAAAACAAACTCGATCTTGTGCCACCGAGCCCTTCAGGAGAATTCTTAAAATCTGAGAAGACAATCGCGAGCAGTACGTCATTTTCCAAATTG AAAACATCAACGAACTTCCTTCGAGTAGAAAGTTTGGACGTCACATTTTTATCTGAACGGAAATTCACCAAGAAATTCAGCAAG AATTATCAGAAGAAACCTCCTCGCGTAAAAATCGTTCTTTGGAACAACGGGGATACatcgaaagaagaaaatgaagaaaaatcccTGGATGATGAATCGGATGATTGTCCCACAAAATCGTCCAAAGGCCGCAAGAAAATGTTCAGAGTATAA